From a region of the Streptomyces venezuelae genome:
- a CDS encoding globin domain-containing protein: MLSDKSSAIVRATLPAVGAAIGDIAELFYTKLFAAHPALIRDLFNRGNQQAGLQQQALAGSVAAFATHLLAHPDTRPDVMLGRIAHKHASLGVTREQYPVVHRHLFAAIAEVLGDAVTPEVAQAWDEVYWLMANALITLEERLYAEQRVVAGDVWREWTVTGRVAETADCTTFRITPADGAPAPAHKPGQYVSVQVELPDGARQIRQYSLVTAPGSAVRAITVKRVHGPAAGGPDGEVSNHLHARVRVGDTLRVSVPYGDLVLADSAAPVLLASAGIGCTPMLSMLEHLADTGHTAPVTVLHADRSPADHPLRGDHRALTHKLPDASARFWYEESAEPGDGEGRMDLSAVPLAPGTRAYLCGPLPFMRAVRGQLIAKGLPAADIHYEVFGPDLWLASA, encoded by the coding sequence ATGCTGTCCGACAAGTCGAGCGCGATCGTACGAGCCACCCTGCCCGCCGTCGGAGCGGCGATCGGCGACATAGCCGAGCTCTTCTACACCAAGCTCTTCGCGGCCCACCCGGCACTGATCCGCGACCTCTTCAACCGGGGCAACCAGCAGGCCGGCCTCCAGCAGCAGGCCCTCGCGGGCTCCGTCGCCGCCTTCGCCACCCACCTCCTCGCCCACCCGGACACCCGGCCCGACGTGATGCTCGGCCGCATCGCGCACAAGCACGCCAGTCTCGGCGTCACCCGCGAGCAGTACCCGGTCGTCCACCGGCACCTCTTCGCGGCGATCGCCGAGGTGCTCGGCGATGCCGTCACCCCCGAGGTCGCCCAGGCGTGGGACGAGGTCTACTGGCTGATGGCGAACGCCCTGATCACCCTGGAGGAGCGCCTCTACGCCGAGCAGCGGGTCGTCGCCGGCGACGTGTGGCGCGAGTGGACCGTCACCGGCCGGGTGGCGGAGACGGCCGACTGCACCACCTTCCGGATCACCCCCGCGGACGGCGCGCCGGCGCCCGCGCACAAGCCCGGCCAGTACGTCTCGGTCCAGGTCGAACTCCCGGACGGCGCCCGCCAGATCCGCCAGTACAGCCTCGTCACCGCCCCGGGCTCCGCGGTCCGCGCGATCACCGTCAAGCGGGTCCACGGCCCGGCCGCCGGGGGCCCCGACGGCGAGGTGTCCAACCACCTGCACGCCCGTGTCCGCGTCGGCGACACCCTGCGGGTCTCGGTCCCGTACGGCGACCTGGTCCTGGCGGATTCGGCCGCCCCGGTACTGCTCGCCTCGGCCGGCATCGGCTGCACCCCGATGCTCTCGATGCTGGAACACCTGGCCGACACCGGGCACACCGCCCCGGTGACCGTGCTGCACGCCGACCGCTCCCCCGCCGACCACCCGCTGCGGGGCGACCACCGGGCGCTGACGCACAAGCTGCCCGACGCCTCGGCCCGGTTCTGGTACGAGGAGTCGGCGGAGCCGGGCGACGGCGAGGGCCGCATGGACCTCTCGGCGGTCCCCCTCGCCCCGGGCACCCGGGCCTACCTGTGCGGGCCGCTCCCCTTCATGCGGGCCGTGCGCGGGCAGCTGATCGCCAAGGGTCTGCCGGCCGCCGACATCCACTACGAGGTCTTCGGGCCGGACCTCTGGCTCGCATCGGCCTGA
- a CDS encoding RrF2 family transcriptional regulator, whose amino-acid sequence MRLTRFTDLALRVLMRLAVEEADLPTTRDVAATMEVPYTHTAKVVARLQHLGLVEARRGRGGGLALTAAGRAAPVGAVVRELEGEGDVVDCEGATPCPLRGACVLRGALRRAQEAFYAALDPLTVNDLVASPTGPLLLGISSRAPTGSGSP is encoded by the coding sequence ATGCGGCTGACCCGATTCACCGACCTGGCGCTGCGCGTCCTGATGCGCCTGGCCGTCGAGGAGGCGGACCTCCCGACGACCCGTGACGTGGCGGCGACCATGGAGGTCCCCTACACGCACACCGCCAAGGTGGTCGCCAGGCTGCAGCATCTCGGCCTGGTCGAGGCCCGGCGCGGCCGTGGCGGCGGGCTCGCCCTGACCGCCGCCGGGCGCGCCGCGCCGGTCGGCGCGGTGGTGCGCGAACTGGAGGGCGAGGGGGACGTCGTGGACTGCGAAGGCGCCACCCCCTGCCCGCTGCGCGGGGCCTGCGTCCTGCGCGGCGCGCTGCGCCGTGCCCAGGAGGCCTTCTACGCCGCACTGGACCCGCTCACGGTGAACGACCTGGTGGCGTCCCCGACCGGTCCGCTCCTGCTGGGCATTTCGAGCAGGGCGCCGACCGGGTCCGGGAGCCCCTGA
- a CDS encoding family 2B encapsulin nanocompartment shell protein encodes MSVQAGSESEAQTPQRSLGTTAARNLATTTKSAPQMQEITSRWLLKMLPWVPVQGGTYRVNRRLSYSVGNGVVEFVKTGTQVQVIPAELGELPLLRDYEDLDVLGELARRCRQIDFEPGQELTSFGSPADQVFLLAHGRIEQIGPGPYGEDAVLRTVADGAYFGDDSLVDEESIWEYTARAATSGTVLALSRQDFQILADRVESLRAHVDDVRTRPDRETNKYGEAAIELSAGHQGEAVLPGTFVDYEARPREYELSIAQTVLRVHSRVADLYNHPMNQTEQQLRLTVEALRERQEHEMLNNRDFGLLHNADYDQRIQPHDGAPSPDDMDQLLSMRRGSNLFLAHPKAIAAFGRECNKRGIYPESVDVGGNRVPAWRGVPIFPSNKIPISDARTTSILCMRTGEDEQGVIGLHQPGIPDEIEPSLSVRFMGISEQAIISYLVTAYFSAAVLVPDALGVLENVEIGRWR; translated from the coding sequence ATGTCGGTCCAGGCGGGTTCCGAGTCCGAGGCCCAGACACCGCAGCGCAGTCTTGGGACGACGGCCGCACGGAACTTGGCAACCACGACCAAGTCCGCGCCGCAGATGCAGGAGATCACCTCGCGGTGGCTCCTGAAGATGCTGCCGTGGGTGCCGGTGCAGGGCGGCACGTACCGCGTCAACCGCAGGCTGAGCTACTCCGTCGGCAACGGCGTCGTGGAGTTCGTCAAGACCGGCACCCAGGTCCAGGTGATCCCGGCCGAACTCGGCGAGCTCCCGCTGCTGCGCGACTACGAGGACCTCGACGTCCTCGGGGAACTCGCCCGGCGCTGCCGGCAGATCGACTTCGAGCCCGGCCAGGAGCTGACCTCCTTCGGCAGCCCCGCCGACCAGGTCTTCCTGCTCGCCCACGGCCGCATCGAGCAGATCGGCCCCGGCCCCTACGGCGAGGACGCCGTCCTGCGGACCGTCGCCGACGGCGCCTACTTCGGCGACGACTCCCTCGTCGACGAAGAATCGATTTGGGAGTACACCGCCCGCGCCGCCACCTCCGGCACCGTCCTCGCCCTGTCCCGGCAGGACTTCCAGATCCTCGCCGACCGGGTCGAGTCGCTGCGCGCGCACGTGGACGACGTACGGACCCGCCCCGACCGGGAGACCAACAAGTACGGCGAGGCCGCGATCGAGCTCTCCGCCGGCCACCAGGGCGAGGCCGTCCTCCCCGGCACCTTCGTGGACTACGAGGCCCGGCCGCGCGAGTACGAACTCTCCATCGCGCAGACGGTCCTGCGGGTGCACAGCCGCGTCGCCGACCTCTACAACCACCCGATGAACCAGACCGAGCAGCAGTTGCGGCTCACGGTCGAGGCGCTGCGCGAGCGCCAGGAGCACGAGATGCTCAACAACCGCGACTTCGGCCTGCTCCACAACGCCGACTACGACCAGCGCATCCAGCCGCACGACGGCGCGCCCAGCCCCGACGACATGGACCAGCTCCTCAGCATGCGGCGCGGCTCCAACCTCTTCCTGGCGCACCCCAAGGCGATCGCCGCCTTCGGCCGCGAGTGCAACAAGCGCGGCATCTACCCGGAGTCGGTGGACGTCGGCGGCAACCGGGTGCCCGCCTGGCGCGGTGTGCCGATCTTCCCGAGCAACAAGATCCCGATCAGCGACGCCCGCACCACGTCCATCCTGTGCATGCGCACCGGCGAGGACGAGCAGGGCGTGATCGGCCTGCACCAGCCGGGCATCCCGGACGAGATCGAGCCGAGCCTGTCGGTCCGTTTCATGGGGATCAGCGAGCAGGCGATCATCTCCTACCTGGTCACCGCCTACTTCTCGGCCGCGGTGCTGGTGCCGGACGCGCTCGGCGTGCTGGAGAACGTCGAGATCGGCCGCTGGCGCTGA
- a CDS encoding family 2 encapsulin nanocompartment cargo protein polyprenyl transferase — MTAVNAIATGEGQDAAALLERTREAVDPQLRRTVESLPGSMRRVAMYHFGWEDEGGSPAAGGAGKAIRPALVLAAAQALRGPGAGPAEDAVRAAAAVELAHNFTLLHDDIIDKDVRRRGRPTAWTVFGTPDALITGDAMMALALRLLAEDPHPAAAAASARLAACVIELCAGQQADCAFERRPQVSLDECLTMATAKTGALLGCACALGALYAGAGPDEVDAMDAFGREAGLAFQLIDDLIGIWGDPGHTGKPAGADLIARKKSLPVVAALTSDTAAGKELAELYAGPMTGDDVRRAADAVDRAGGRDWAQAQAADRMGRAVQQLSRAVPDLGAAGGLLALAEFVTRRTR, encoded by the coding sequence CTGACCGCCGTGAACGCCATCGCGACCGGTGAGGGCCAGGACGCCGCGGCCCTGCTGGAACGGACGAGAGAAGCGGTCGACCCGCAGCTGCGCCGCACGGTCGAGAGCCTGCCGGGCTCGATGCGGCGCGTGGCGATGTACCACTTCGGCTGGGAGGACGAGGGCGGCAGCCCCGCCGCGGGCGGGGCCGGGAAGGCCATCCGGCCGGCCCTGGTGCTGGCCGCCGCCCAGGCCCTGCGCGGTCCGGGGGCCGGCCCGGCCGAGGACGCCGTGCGGGCGGCGGCGGCCGTGGAGCTGGCGCACAACTTCACGCTGCTGCACGACGACATCATCGACAAGGACGTCCGGCGCCGCGGCCGGCCCACGGCCTGGACCGTCTTCGGGACGCCGGACGCCCTCATCACGGGCGACGCGATGATGGCGCTCGCGCTGCGGCTGCTCGCGGAGGATCCGCATCCGGCCGCCGCGGCGGCCTCGGCCCGGCTCGCGGCCTGTGTCATCGAGCTGTGCGCGGGCCAGCAGGCGGACTGCGCGTTCGAGCGGCGTCCGCAGGTCTCGCTCGACGAGTGCCTGACCATGGCCACGGCCAAGACCGGGGCGCTGCTGGGCTGCGCGTGCGCGCTGGGCGCCCTGTACGCGGGGGCGGGGCCGGACGAGGTCGACGCCATGGACGCCTTCGGGCGGGAGGCCGGGCTGGCCTTCCAGCTGATCGACGACCTGATCGGCATCTGGGGGGATCCGGGACACACCGGCAAGCCCGCCGGGGCCGACCTGATCGCCCGCAAGAAGTCCCTCCCGGTCGTGGCCGCCCTCACCTCGGACACCGCGGCGGGGAAGGAGCTGGCCGAGCTGTACGCCGGGCCCATGACCGGGGACGACGTGCGCCGGGCGGCCGACGCGGTGGACCGGGCGGGCGGGCGCGACTGGGCGCAGGCGCAGGCCGCGGACCGGATGGGGCGGGCGGTCCAGCAGCTGTCCCGGGCCGTTCCGGACCTCGGGGCGGCGGGCGGGCTGCTGGCGCTCGCGGAGTTCGTGACGCGCCGTACGAGGTGA
- a CDS encoding GNAT family N-acetyltransferase, which produces MVLEIRQADQSDRDAVARLLDEAFRTDPVSSWVFPDPEHRAAVHGKFLGVFVDVALEEGRIDYAADGSAAALWLRIPAGVPEGEDEVPARMRAVADPDNERCELVGRLTGAVHPTAEEHEYLLMIAVAPGRQGQGLGSELIRPVLERCDREGVPAYLEASSERSKGLYERLGWEFTGEAVRLPDGPLMWPMWRKPRG; this is translated from the coding sequence ATGGTGCTGGAGATACGTCAGGCGGATCAGTCGGACCGGGACGCCGTGGCACGGCTGCTCGACGAGGCCTTCCGTACCGACCCGGTGAGCAGCTGGGTCTTCCCGGACCCGGAGCACCGGGCCGCGGTGCACGGGAAGTTCCTGGGCGTGTTCGTGGACGTGGCGCTGGAGGAGGGCCGGATCGACTACGCCGCGGACGGTTCGGCGGCGGCGCTGTGGCTGCGGATCCCGGCGGGCGTCCCCGAGGGCGAGGACGAGGTCCCGGCGCGGATGCGGGCCGTGGCGGACCCGGACAACGAGCGGTGCGAGCTGGTCGGGCGCCTCACGGGCGCGGTGCACCCGACGGCGGAGGAACACGAGTACCTGCTGATGATCGCGGTCGCCCCGGGCCGCCAGGGGCAGGGGCTGGGGAGCGAGCTGATCCGGCCGGTGCTGGAGCGCTGCGACCGCGAGGGCGTGCCGGCGTACCTGGAGGCGAGCAGCGAGCGCAGCAAGGGGCTGTACGAGCGGCTCGGCTGGGAGTTCACGGGGGAGGCGGTGCGGCTTCCGGACGGGCCGCTGATGTGGCCGATGTGGCGCAAGCCGCGCGGCTGA
- a CDS encoding dihydrofolate reductase family protein, whose product MRKLTYFIATSVDGFIGDPTGDGDFFYSHVDAEFLGHLVAEYPETIATPGRVQLGITDAPSRRFDAVIMGRTTYEAGLKQGVTNPYGHLPEQYVVSRSLATPPDPQVRLLSGDLAAQVRELKARDGLGIWLCGGADLATQLIDEIDEIIVKTYPVFAGTGMPMSRAGFDTRLLELTGVKSFGGGQIISTYDVRES is encoded by the coding sequence TTGCGCAAGCTCACGTACTTCATCGCCACCTCGGTCGACGGGTTCATCGGTGACCCGACCGGCGACGGCGATTTCTTCTACAGCCACGTCGACGCCGAGTTCCTCGGACATCTCGTGGCCGAATACCCCGAGACCATCGCGACCCCGGGACGCGTCCAGCTCGGCATCACCGATGCGCCGTCCCGGCGCTTCGACGCTGTGATCATGGGCCGCACCACCTACGAGGCGGGCCTGAAGCAGGGCGTGACCAACCCCTACGGCCACCTGCCCGAGCAGTACGTCGTCTCGCGCTCCCTCGCCACCCCACCGGACCCGCAGGTCCGGCTGCTCAGCGGGGACCTCGCGGCGCAGGTCCGCGAGCTGAAGGCCCGGGACGGTCTCGGGATCTGGCTCTGCGGCGGAGCCGACCTCGCCACCCAGCTGATCGACGAGATCGACGAGATCATCGTCAAGACCTACCCGGTCTTCGCGGGCACCGGCATGCCGATGTCCCGCGCCGGCTTCGACACGCGCCTCCTGGAGCTCACCGGAGTCAAGAGCTTCGGCGGTGGCCAGATCATCAGCACGTACGACGTCCGGGAGAGCTGA
- the snpA gene encoding snapalysin yields the protein MRHSRKAMLATTVGLGLAATLGVVPTATAAPAPAGNAVSYAAYERSPENEAANAAFFEAVQRSVAEQRAANPGVLAVTVTYNTRSAPSFRSQIARSTQIWNSSVSNVKLQEVSSGGNFSYREGNDSRGSYASTDGHGRGYIFLDYRQNQQYNSTRVTAHETGHVLGLPDHYSGPCSELMSGGGPGTSCTNANPNSAERARVNQLWANGFASGLGAKDLATKG from the coding sequence ATGCGCCACTCCCGTAAGGCCATGCTGGCCACCACCGTCGGCCTCGGCCTCGCCGCCACCCTGGGTGTCGTCCCCACCGCCACCGCCGCGCCCGCCCCCGCCGGAAACGCCGTGAGCTACGCCGCGTACGAGCGTTCGCCGGAGAACGAGGCCGCCAACGCCGCCTTCTTCGAGGCCGTGCAGCGTTCGGTCGCCGAGCAGCGCGCCGCGAACCCGGGCGTCCTGGCCGTGACCGTCACGTACAACACCCGCAGCGCCCCGAGCTTCCGCAGCCAGATAGCCCGCTCCACGCAGATCTGGAACAGCTCGGTGTCCAACGTCAAGCTGCAGGAGGTGTCCTCGGGCGGGAACTTCTCGTACCGCGAGGGCAACGACTCACGTGGCTCGTACGCGAGCACGGACGGGCACGGCCGGGGTTACATCTTCCTGGACTACCGGCAGAACCAGCAGTACAACTCCACCCGGGTGACGGCGCACGAGACCGGCCACGTGCTGGGTCTGCCGGACCACTACTCGGGCCCGTGCAGCGAGCTGATGTCGGGCGGCGGTCCGGGCACGTCGTGCACGAACGCCAACCCGAACTCCGCCGAGCGGGCACGGGTGAACCAGCTCTGGGCCAACGGCTTCGCCTCCGGTCTGGGTGCGAAGGATCTTGCCACCAAGGGCTGA
- a CDS encoding LysR family transcriptional regulator: MELEVRHLRALCAIADAGSLHKAARQLGVSQPSLTTQLRRIERALDGELFLRERTGCRPTPFGRTVLGRARPLLAEMAALVAEARELAHASRLRIGSTASSALPGWLRRIHRRLPDTETSLVVDVSANALLRMVAAGQLDVAFVHEVEGSPLRVPSGLQMHVLMEREPQFVSMARDHPAAGQAVVSLRDLAADRWMVDPSVDGEWDGLRRVFAGAGLDPPVLHADYHTATSLIISGEAVAPCQPTSGPREDMAIRPLCGDPLAVRLLLATRPGAHAEVYEDLRAAYREAALRTPPYRAWLHHHASPLLEAA, from the coding sequence ATGGAGCTTGAGGTCAGGCATTTGCGCGCACTGTGCGCCATCGCCGACGCCGGGAGCCTGCACAAGGCCGCCCGGCAACTCGGCGTGAGCCAGCCCTCCCTGACGACCCAGCTGCGCCGCATCGAACGGGCCCTCGACGGCGAGCTGTTCCTGCGCGAGCGGACCGGCTGCCGCCCCACGCCCTTCGGCCGGACCGTGCTGGGCCGGGCCCGCCCCCTGCTCGCCGAGATGGCCGCGCTGGTGGCGGAGGCCCGCGAACTGGCCCACGCCTCGCGACTGCGCATCGGCTCCACCGCCAGCAGCGCGCTGCCGGGCTGGCTGCGGCGGATCCACCGGCGGCTTCCGGACACCGAGACCTCGCTCGTGGTCGACGTCTCCGCCAACGCGCTGCTCAGGATGGTCGCCGCGGGACAGCTGGACGTGGCGTTCGTGCACGAGGTGGAGGGCAGCCCGCTGCGGGTGCCGTCCGGGCTGCAGATGCACGTACTGATGGAACGGGAACCGCAGTTCGTGTCGATGGCCCGGGACCATCCGGCCGCCGGGCAGGCGGTGGTCTCCTTACGGGACCTGGCCGCCGACCGCTGGATGGTCGACCCCTCGGTCGACGGCGAGTGGGACGGCCTGCGCCGGGTGTTCGCCGGGGCCGGACTGGACCCGCCGGTGCTGCACGCCGACTACCACACGGCGACCTCGCTGATCATCTCCGGCGAGGCCGTCGCCCCGTGCCAGCCGACCTCCGGGCCGCGCGAGGACATGGCGATCCGGCCGCTCTGCGGAGACCCCCTCGCCGTACGCCTGCTGCTGGCCACCCGGCCGGGCGCCCACGCGGAGGTCTACGAGGACCTGCGCGCCGCCTATCGCGAGGCAGCCCTGCGGACGCCCCCTTACCGGGCATGGCTCCACCACCATGCGAGCCCGCTGCTGGAGGCGGCGTAG
- a CDS encoding RNA polymerase sigma factor encodes MRTRVRSGDPDAYAELFDGYARTLYNHAFRMTGDWAAAEDVMSAAFLEAWRLRGTVDPEGGSLRPWLLGIATNLARNHCRGNRRYRAAAAAATAAAGAASVPDHAEEVAGRLDDRRRIAVTLGQLSALRGPEREVLLLCLAEGLEYAEVARVLGIPVGTVRSRLSRARTKLRKLAETEMKKKKRELVAPPRQAYGDRTNTVRSAQEGTR; translated from the coding sequence ATGCGAACCCGGGTGCGGTCCGGGGATCCGGACGCCTATGCGGAGCTGTTCGACGGCTACGCACGCACCCTCTACAACCACGCCTTCCGGATGACCGGCGACTGGGCCGCCGCCGAAGACGTCATGTCGGCCGCCTTCCTGGAGGCGTGGCGGCTGCGCGGCACGGTCGACCCCGAGGGCGGCTCGCTGCGGCCCTGGCTGCTGGGCATCGCCACCAACCTCGCCCGCAACCACTGCCGCGGCAACCGGCGCTACCGGGCCGCCGCTGCTGCCGCCACGGCGGCAGCCGGCGCCGCATCCGTGCCCGACCACGCCGAAGAAGTGGCCGGCCGGCTGGACGACCGGCGGCGGATCGCGGTCACGCTCGGGCAGCTGAGTGCGCTGCGCGGACCCGAGCGCGAAGTGCTCCTGCTGTGCCTCGCGGAAGGCCTGGAGTACGCCGAAGTCGCCCGGGTTCTCGGCATCCCGGTCGGAACAGTCCGTTCCAGGCTGTCCCGGGCCCGTACGAAGCTACGCAAACTCGCTGAAACAGAAATGAAGAAGAAAAAGCGGGAACTCGTGGCCCCGCCCCGACAGGCATATGGCGACCGCACGAACACGGTCCGGTCCGCACAGGAAGGAACCCGATGA
- a CDS encoding CU044_5270 family protein, whose translation MNPDLSRPRPAGGEEHPLLAPFAERELPAGRHQFLKERLMAQIHEDLRATDAAATATATPTARAGRARNPFLRRAVLVPAAALALAGALAVGFLSYAERGAPDGPGSTLATGPALTTRIGAADPKGTPQLLDRISLASFSASGPAVRPDQFIYIGSRTATTYVKTVGDKSTLVSEELHMRHQWNSPDGTKGWLIEPGNTGPKGVTLAGTDEKGNARTPYLNAPTYDYLATLPTDPDVLLRRIYEETKGMGNGPDQEAFTTIGDLLRASYPPAELTAALYKAAAKIPGVVTVDDAVDAAGRTGIAVARLDERSGQREEWIFDRGTLAFLGERSVQVRGEAGEQGLIKPGTVVFTSAVVNRTVVDRMKELPPEAR comes from the coding sequence ATGAACCCCGACCTCTCCCGGCCCCGCCCGGCCGGCGGTGAGGAGCACCCGCTCCTGGCGCCGTTCGCCGAACGGGAACTGCCCGCGGGCCGCCACCAGTTCCTCAAGGAGCGCCTGATGGCCCAGATCCACGAAGACCTCCGCGCCACCGATGCAGCCGCCACGGCCACCGCCACCCCCACCGCCCGGGCCGGCCGTGCGCGCAACCCGTTCCTGCGCCGGGCCGTCCTCGTGCCCGCCGCGGCCCTCGCCCTGGCCGGCGCACTCGCCGTCGGCTTCCTGTCCTACGCGGAACGCGGCGCCCCGGACGGACCCGGCTCCACGCTGGCCACCGGGCCGGCGCTGACCACCCGGATCGGCGCCGCCGACCCCAAGGGCACGCCGCAGCTCCTGGACCGGATCTCGCTGGCGTCCTTCTCCGCCTCCGGCCCGGCGGTGCGCCCGGACCAGTTCATCTACATCGGGAGCAGGACGGCCACCACGTACGTGAAGACCGTCGGCGACAAGAGCACGCTGGTCAGCGAGGAACTGCACATGCGCCACCAGTGGAACTCGCCGGACGGCACCAAGGGCTGGCTGATCGAGCCCGGCAACACCGGCCCGAAGGGCGTGACCCTGGCGGGCACCGACGAGAAGGGCAACGCCCGGACCCCGTACCTGAACGCGCCCACCTACGACTACCTCGCCACCCTTCCCACCGATCCCGACGTGCTGCTCCGGCGGATCTACGAGGAGACCAAGGGCATGGGCAACGGCCCCGACCAGGAGGCCTTCACCACGATCGGCGACCTGCTGCGCGCCAGCTATCCGCCGGCCGAGCTCACGGCCGCGCTGTACAAGGCCGCGGCGAAGATCCCCGGCGTGGTGACGGTGGACGACGCGGTCGACGCCGCGGGCCGCACCGGGATCGCGGTCGCCCGGCTCGACGAGCGCTCCGGCCAGCGCGAAGAGTGGATCTTCGACCGGGGGACCCTCGCCTTCCTCGGCGAGCGCAGCGTCCAGGTGCGGGGTGAGGCCGGCGAGCAGGGCCTGATCAAGCCCGGGACGGTGGTGTTCACCAGTGCAGTGGTGAACCGGACCGTCGTCGACCGGATGAAGGAGCTGCCCCCCGAGGCCCGCTGA
- a CDS encoding DUF4097 family beta strand repeat-containing protein, with product MAEQSPESSSPSTWHFAAPQKLTFEEPVTELRVRLVSGTVNVVAADEGPARLEVTEVEGPPLYVVQDGGTLTVSYEDLPWNGSQGLKQWFETKPWKAWAGSASGRKAWERSVAITLTVPAATQVHVAAVGAAVFVSGISGGTDVNGVSGDATLVGLSGRVKAHTVSGSVEAQSVSGEFGFHSVSGGLTVVDGSGGNVRADSVSGDMLIDLAADPAAPEPVDVFLNSVSGQVAIRLPHPADAKVEANTATGRVSNAFEDLRVSGQMGAKRITGTLGSGAGALRATTVSGSIALLRRPQADADRPAPLALDKKVL from the coding sequence ATGGCAGAGCAGTCGCCCGAGTCGTCGTCGCCGTCGACGTGGCACTTCGCCGCACCGCAGAAGCTCACCTTCGAAGAGCCGGTGACCGAGCTCCGCGTCCGCCTCGTGAGCGGCACGGTGAACGTGGTCGCCGCCGACGAGGGACCGGCCCGCCTGGAGGTGACGGAGGTGGAGGGCCCGCCGCTGTACGTCGTGCAGGACGGCGGCACCCTGACCGTCTCCTACGAGGACCTGCCCTGGAACGGCTCCCAGGGCCTCAAGCAGTGGTTCGAGACCAAGCCCTGGAAGGCCTGGGCCGGTTCCGCCTCCGGCCGCAAGGCCTGGGAGCGCAGCGTCGCGATCACCCTCACGGTGCCCGCCGCCACCCAGGTGCACGTGGCCGCGGTCGGCGCCGCCGTCTTCGTCTCCGGCATCTCCGGCGGCACGGACGTCAACGGGGTCTCCGGCGACGCCACGCTGGTCGGCCTGTCCGGCCGGGTCAAGGCGCACACCGTCTCCGGCAGCGTCGAAGCCCAGTCCGTCTCCGGCGAGTTCGGCTTCCACTCCGTCTCCGGCGGCCTCACGGTGGTCGACGGCTCGGGCGGCAACGTGCGGGCGGACTCGGTCAGCGGGGACATGCTCATCGACCTCGCCGCGGACCCCGCCGCCCCCGAGCCGGTGGACGTCTTCCTCAACTCCGTCTCCGGGCAGGTCGCGATCCGCCTCCCGCACCCCGCCGACGCCAAGGTCGAGGCCAACACCGCCACCGGCCGCGTCTCCAACGCCTTCGAGGACCTGCGGGTCTCCGGCCAGATGGGCGCCAAGCGGATCACCGGAACCCTCGGGTCCGGCGCCGGCGCCCTGCGGGCGACCACGGTCTCCGGCTCGATCGCGCTGCTGCGCCGCCCGCAGGCCGACGCCGACCGTCCCGCCCCCCTCGCGCTCGACAAGAAGGTGCTCTGA
- a CDS encoding PadR family transcriptional regulator has product MPPVFAHGRLRLYLLKLLDEAPRHGYEVIRLLEERFQGLYAPSAGTVYPRLAKLEAEGLVTHATEGGRKVYSITDAGRAELADRGGELADLELEIRDSVTELAAEIRDDVRGAAGDLRREMRAAASASATQVEDESWKAAKEDLRKARQEWKEQARRAKDESRRAREEAQQARRQAKEAQERAREEVQRIAGQLQEQFAKSGGVLGSLAGAWLGGGAPAAGSADASAAAAAAAADGGRASEWAADLAATGDPARDLDRLLDRFRDEVRDAARDRGVTAAQVAEARGHLEAACGRLGTTFGARP; this is encoded by the coding sequence ATGCCGCCCGTCTTCGCCCACGGCCGACTCCGCCTGTACCTCCTCAAGTTGCTGGACGAGGCCCCGCGCCACGGGTACGAGGTGATCCGCCTGCTGGAGGAGCGCTTCCAGGGCCTGTACGCACCCTCCGCGGGCACCGTGTACCCGCGGCTGGCGAAGCTGGAGGCCGAGGGCCTGGTCACGCACGCCACCGAAGGCGGGCGCAAGGTGTACTCGATCACCGATGCCGGCCGGGCCGAACTGGCCGACCGCGGCGGCGAACTGGCCGACCTGGAGCTGGAGATCCGCGACTCGGTCACCGAGCTCGCCGCCGAGATCCGCGACGACGTCCGGGGCGCGGCGGGTGACCTGCGCCGCGAGATGCGGGCCGCGGCCTCGGCGTCGGCGACCCAGGTCGAGGACGAGTCCTGGAAGGCCGCCAAGGAGGACCTGCGCAAGGCGCGGCAGGAGTGGAAGGAACAGGCGCGGCGGGCGAAGGACGAGAGCCGGCGCGCCCGCGAAGAGGCGCAGCAGGCCCGCCGCCAGGCCAAGGAGGCCCAGGAGCGGGCCCGCGAGGAGGTCCAGCGGATCGCGGGGCAGCTCCAGGAGCAGTTCGCCAAGTCCGGTGGGGTGCTCGGCAGTCTGGCCGGAGCGTGGCTCGGGGGCGGGGCGCCGGCCGCGGGCTCGGCCGATGCCTCGGCTGCGGCTGCGGCTGCGGCTGCGGACGGGGGGCGGGCTTCGGAGTGGGCTGCGGATCTCGCGGCCACCGGTGACCCGGCCCGTGACCTGGACCGGCTGCTGGACCGCTTCCGCGACGAGGTCCGCGACGCGGCGCGGGACCGCGGGGTGACCGCGGCGCAGGTGGCCGAGGCCCGCGGGCACCTCGAAGCCGCCTGCGGCCGACTGGGAACCACGTTCGGGGCCAGGCCGTAG